A single Sutterella megalosphaeroides DNA region contains:
- a CDS encoding fimbrial protein, whose protein sequence is MATPIVWAAAVFAVAPATAEDFTTLDLRVTGRIVASSCRFASTSTADVDFGRMMLSEFREGETAGTPQAVTLSFEGCRLSPAGWYPPTGVIDDTVHFDTIRISLHDVGGYGEAASEGLVSSKGAVVRLTTRTGRTLVWENGLTEIEEQDVDFGADATSPQTIDLKAELYTAVGRNVTAGELNARMEVRFEYL, encoded by the coding sequence TTGGCCACACCGATTGTTTGGGCCGCGGCCGTCTTCGCGGTCGCTCCTGCGACGGCCGAGGACTTCACGACGCTCGACCTCCGTGTCACGGGACGCATTGTGGCTTCGTCCTGCCGCTTTGCGTCGACCTCGACCGCTGACGTCGATTTCGGCCGTATGATGCTCTCCGAGTTTCGCGAGGGGGAAACGGCCGGAACCCCGCAGGCCGTCACGCTGAGCTTCGAGGGGTGTCGTCTTTCTCCGGCAGGCTGGTACCCGCCGACGGGCGTCATCGACGACACCGTCCACTTCGATACCATTCGCATCTCCCTGCACGACGTAGGGGGTTACGGCGAAGCGGCGTCCGAAGGGCTTGTCTCGTCGAAGGGAGCCGTCGTGCGCCTCACGACACGTACGGGGCGAACGCTCGTTTGGGAAAACGGCTTGACCGAGATTGAGGAGCAGGACGTCGACTTCGGCGCCGACGCCACATCGCCACAAACGATCGACTTGAAGGCCGAACTCTATACCGCCGTCGGCCGCAACGTGACGGCGGGCGAACTCAATGCCCGCATGGAGGTGCGCTTTGAATATCTTTAA
- a CDS encoding porin, which produces MTKNFRPALSALCVATLGALFATGAVADVTVYGIIDTGLNYQHVDQDRAGTDATDQAQMKSSQTIPNRWGLKGSEDLGNGLKAGFMLEGQFGSDDGTMTGGRLFHRVSQLELGSDRAGTVIVGRSGALRSGFGTTGIWAAKLNPFSNSWGDYMGGTKYTMPGGFKAIDNAITYRSPVWSGVQLYAQYSLKSNSTAAGTEGKASSDRQWGLGATYTAGNLHLAAVVDSVLYANTAADYDDSIAVSLGGNYDFGVLKAYASGMYFAGMKGSEFQGDQGKFNVLAAAATYKGASLLLGADIPAGPGVLKASFGYMSADLDRVMGQRAQIEGDGDLDRYNAGVGYEFPLSKRTKLYAGAGWAGESSDERDPNAYEVLAGLMTRF; this is translated from the coding sequence ATGACCAAGAACTTTCGTCCCGCACTTTCCGCGCTCTGTGTCGCGACCCTGGGCGCGCTTTTCGCAACGGGTGCCGTAGCCGACGTGACGGTCTACGGCATCATCGACACGGGTCTCAACTATCAGCACGTCGATCAGGACCGCGCGGGGACGGACGCGACCGACCAGGCTCAGATGAAGAGCAGCCAGACCATCCCGAACCGCTGGGGTCTCAAGGGCAGCGAAGATCTCGGCAACGGTTTGAAGGCGGGCTTCATGCTCGAAGGCCAGTTCGGTTCGGACGACGGCACGATGACGGGCGGACGGCTCTTCCATCGTGTCTCGCAGCTTGAGCTCGGCTCCGACCGTGCGGGCACCGTGATTGTCGGTCGCTCGGGCGCTCTGCGCAGCGGCTTCGGAACGACGGGCATTTGGGCCGCGAAGCTCAACCCCTTCTCGAACTCCTGGGGCGACTACATGGGCGGCACCAAGTACACGATGCCGGGCGGCTTCAAGGCGATCGACAACGCGATTACGTACCGCAGTCCCGTCTGGTCGGGCGTGCAACTTTACGCGCAGTATTCGTTGAAGTCCAATTCGACCGCAGCGGGTACCGAAGGCAAGGCCAGTTCCGACCGCCAGTGGGGGCTGGGCGCCACGTACACGGCCGGGAATCTGCATCTTGCCGCCGTGGTCGATTCGGTCCTCTATGCGAACACCGCGGCCGACTACGATGACTCGATCGCCGTGAGCTTGGGCGGCAACTACGATTTCGGCGTTCTGAAGGCCTACGCGTCGGGCATGTACTTTGCCGGCATGAAGGGCTCCGAATTCCAGGGCGACCAGGGGAAATTCAACGTGCTCGCCGCGGCCGCCACCTATAAGGGCGCGAGTCTTCTGCTCGGCGCCGACATTCCCGCGGGTCCGGGCGTTCTCAAGGCGAGCTTCGGCTACATGTCGGCCGACCTCGACCGCGTGATGGGTCAGCGCGCCCAAATCGAAGGCGACGGCGACCTCGACCGCTACAACGCGGGCGTCGGGTACGAATTTCCGTTAAGCAAGCGCACGAAGCTCTATGCGGGTGCGGGTTGGGCGGGCGAAAGCTCGGACGAACGCGATCCGAACGCCTATGAAGTGCTTGCGGGTCTCATGACCCGCTTCTGA
- a CDS encoding fimbrial protein, giving the protein MNIFKTTAAALGFLPALLCAATVTVPVSGRVVAQGCRFASDTGRTVPFSFGTFAASDFATVGTRSRTIEQSFRVTGCNLLDSDAVALTRFTFVDHGEPDDGLPVDGAVFTGVDGLYVEFTLNGVKVGFSQGSAFLNVSDLSNVTAEQRFTVAAQLVRGEGKLGSGSFERYIELGIEYF; this is encoded by the coding sequence TTGAATATCTTTAAAACGACCGCCGCGGCCCTCGGCTTCCTGCCGGCACTGCTCTGTGCCGCCACCGTCACGGTCCCCGTCTCGGGACGCGTCGTCGCACAAGGCTGCCGCTTTGCAAGCGACACCGGCCGAACCGTGCCTTTTAGTTTCGGTACCTTCGCCGCGAGCGACTTCGCGACCGTCGGGACGCGATCGCGAACGATCGAACAGTCGTTTCGCGTGACGGGGTGCAACTTGCTCGACTCCGACGCCGTCGCGCTCACTCGGTTTACGTTTGTGGATCACGGCGAACCCGACGACGGACTCCCCGTCGACGGCGCCGTCTTTACGGGCGTTGACGGACTCTATGTCGAGTTCACTCTCAACGGCGTTAAAGTCGGGTTTTCTCAAGGCTCGGCCTTCCTCAACGTTTCCGATCTCTCGAATGTCACGGCGGAACAACGCTTCACCGTCGCCGCGCAGCTCGTGCGCGGCGAAGGAAAGCTCGGCAGCGGAAGTTTCGAGCGCTATATCGAGCTTGGCATCGAGTACTTCTGA
- a CDS encoding cupin domain-containing protein, whose amino-acid sequence MSDVFELFHVDPAAGRTELHEALDLTGCETSINTLPAGAAVPFVHRHTKNEELYGVLAGRGELYLDGTVHPIAAGDWFRIAPEGRRAIRAAADSDITFICVQTKAGSLEGFTMTDGVPCEEKAPWH is encoded by the coding sequence ATGTCCGACGTTTTCGAACTTTTTCATGTCGACCCCGCCGCCGGCCGCACCGAGCTCCATGAAGCGTTGGATCTGACGGGTTGCGAAACGAGCATCAACACGCTTCCCGCCGGCGCCGCCGTTCCGTTCGTGCACCGCCATACGAAGAACGAAGAGCTCTACGGCGTGCTTGCGGGTCGCGGCGAACTCTACCTCGACGGCACCGTGCACCCGATCGCCGCGGGCGACTGGTTCCGCATCGCGCCCGAAGGGCGTCGCGCGATCCGTGCCGCCGCGGACAGCGACATCACCTTCATCTGCGTGCAGACGAAGGCGGGGAGCCTCGAAGGCTTCACGATGACGGACGGCGTTCCGTGCGAGGAAAAAGCACCTTGGCACTGA
- a CDS encoding flavocytochrome c, giving the protein MTNTTRRRFLGSVAAGAAGLAAAGVSARELACGPKPAWDKTVDLLVVGSGYAGLCAAVEAKDAGAKPVVIEKMAILGGNSLLCGGGIAAPGNDLQKKAGIKDSPDQLYADMLKSGGGLVHEELARVVADNALPTYEWVRDYIGVKFDRLAYHGGHSVARSAAYQNGNGAKLVKPLVEKCKAEGIVISPRTRLAEILTENGRVVGAAVREGYVFPKDDSGKLVYYRTTKGIVLAGGGFSQNVALRSLHDPRLGAQLESTNQAGATGDALIAAQKIGAATLHMDWIQLGPWTSPDEPGFGVAPKIVEAVVGYGFMVDPKTGKRFVNETGNRKVRSDAIVATGHPAVLVVSTENVKHVPAAALKTGLENGVVKKFDSIEALADFHKIPKKELVEELARWNGYIARKTDPDFKAKIFDDTLENKGEFYSVRLWPRVHYTMGGLAIDPKARVLAADGKVIPGLYAAGEITGGVHGMVRLGTVSIVDCLIFGRVAGKSAAQGL; this is encoded by the coding sequence ATGACAAATACCACGCGTCGTCGTTTCCTCGGTTCCGTTGCGGCGGGTGCCGCGGGTCTCGCCGCGGCGGGCGTATCCGCGCGGGAACTCGCCTGCGGACCCAAGCCCGCCTGGGACAAGACGGTCGATCTGCTGGTCGTCGGTTCCGGTTATGCGGGGCTTTGCGCCGCCGTCGAAGCCAAAGACGCGGGCGCCAAGCCCGTCGTCATCGAAAAGATGGCCATCCTCGGCGGGAATTCGCTCCTTTGCGGCGGCGGCATCGCCGCTCCGGGCAACGACCTACAGAAGAAGGCGGGCATCAAGGATTCGCCCGATCAGCTCTATGCCGACATGCTGAAGTCGGGCGGCGGCCTCGTGCACGAAGAGCTCGCCCGCGTCGTCGCGGACAACGCGCTCCCCACGTACGAATGGGTGCGCGACTACATCGGCGTCAAGTTCGACCGCCTCGCCTACCACGGCGGGCACTCCGTCGCGCGTAGCGCCGCCTATCAGAACGGTAACGGCGCGAAGCTCGTGAAGCCTCTCGTCGAGAAGTGCAAGGCCGAAGGCATCGTCATTTCGCCGCGCACGCGCCTTGCAGAAATCCTCACGGAAAACGGTCGCGTGGTGGGGGCCGCCGTGCGCGAAGGCTACGTCTTCCCGAAGGACGACTCCGGAAAGCTCGTCTACTACCGTACGACGAAGGGGATCGTGCTCGCGGGCGGCGGCTTCTCGCAAAATGTCGCGCTCCGGAGCCTTCACGACCCGCGCCTCGGGGCTCAGCTCGAGAGCACGAACCAGGCGGGCGCGACGGGCGACGCGCTGATTGCGGCGCAGAAAATCGGTGCGGCCACGCTCCATATGGACTGGATTCAGCTCGGTCCCTGGACCTCGCCCGACGAACCGGGGTTCGGCGTGGCGCCGAAGATCGTCGAGGCGGTCGTGGGCTACGGCTTCATGGTGGATCCCAAGACCGGGAAGCGCTTCGTCAATGAAACCGGGAACCGCAAAGTGCGCTCCGACGCGATCGTCGCGACGGGTCACCCGGCGGTGCTCGTCGTCTCGACCGAAAACGTCAAGCACGTTCCCGCCGCAGCCCTCAAGACGGGGCTCGAGAACGGCGTCGTCAAGAAGTTCGATTCGATCGAAGCTCTGGCCGACTTCCACAAGATCCCGAAGAAGGAACTCGTCGAAGAGCTCGCCCGCTGGAACGGTTACATCGCCCGCAAGACGGACCCCGATTTCAAGGCGAAGATCTTTGACGACACCCTCGAAAACAAGGGCGAATTTTATTCCGTGCGTCTCTGGCCGCGCGTGCACTACACGATGGGCGGCCTGGCGATCGACCCGAAGGCCCGCGTGTTGGCCGCCGACGGCAAGGTGATTCCGGGGCTCTACGCCGCGGGTGAAATCACCGGGGGCGTGCACGGCATGGTGCGCCTCGGGACGGTCTCGATCGTCGACTGCCTGATCTTCGGGCGCGTAGCCGGGAAGTCCGCCGCTCAGGGACTCTGA
- a CDS encoding basic amino acid ABC transporter substrate-binding protein: MSFAKTAAAGLVALMLSGAALAASPLKVATNPTFPPFEFQDSKTGAVQGFEVDLIREMAKVMNRDLELVTLNFDAILPAILSGTVDAGASGFSITPERAKRVLFTDPFYTSGLTIVVKKGNDTVKGFADLKGKKISVQIGTTSAAAAKKIEGTEVSNFNSAGDAILNMLAGNADAVINDKPVTDYILAQNASIASQTVHLPEMATADQFAMVVSKKNETLRDEMNAALKTLKENGTFDELHVKWFGKPADK, from the coding sequence ATGTCGTTCGCCAAAACGGCCGCTGCCGGCCTCGTTGCTCTCATGCTCTCGGGCGCCGCGCTTGCCGCCTCGCCTCTGAAAGTCGCCACCAACCCGACGTTCCCCCCGTTTGAATTCCAAGATTCGAAGACGGGTGCCGTGCAGGGCTTCGAAGTCGATCTCATCCGCGAGATGGCCAAGGTCATGAACCGCGACCTTGAGCTCGTCACGCTCAACTTCGACGCGATTCTCCCCGCCATTCTCTCGGGTACGGTCGATGCGGGCGCCTCGGGCTTTTCGATCACCCCCGAACGCGCGAAGCGCGTCCTCTTCACGGACCCCTTCTACACGTCGGGCCTGACGATCGTCGTCAAGAAAGGGAACGACACCGTGAAGGGCTTTGCGGACCTCAAGGGTAAGAAGATTTCCGTTCAGATCGGTACGACGAGCGCCGCGGCCGCGAAGAAAATCGAGGGCACCGAGGTTTCGAACTTCAACAGTGCCGGGGATGCCATCCTCAACATGCTCGCGGGCAACGCCGACGCCGTCATCAACGACAAGCCCGTCACGGACTACATCCTCGCTCAGAACGCTTCGATCGCCTCGCAGACCGTGCACCTTCCGGAAATGGCGACGGCCGACCAATTCGCCATGGTCGTCTCGAAGAAGAACGAAACGCTTCGCGACGAAATGAACGCCGCCCTGAAGACGCTCAAGGAAAACGGCACCTTCGACGAACTCCACGTGAAGTGGTTCGGCAAGCCCGCCGACAAGTGA
- a CDS encoding amidohydrolase, whose product MRTHYTNAVVFSGNADAPLFTDFYVEDGRFVAADEPMRSCEPLITVDLKGAFVMPAFIDAHTHASLVASSLSGAFLTPPAVRTIDELVEALRATKAAQTGEGWIEGAGYDESLLEGNVTPTRWDLDRVSTEQPVLIRRSDCHSAVANSKALELAGLTDASPDPEGGALGRDADGRLDGRLIETPAVRLVERAAGGTVTEEDLIARALSAGNHYLERGILNVTDMMTVRRPYDPLKIWREACRRGLPLDVDLYLTWLGGEDPYGMPDLDESETTGPVRYAGVKLFADGSISGRTAAMREPFRLTDEETAAGVAPKNGELLLTEPVFRAALAYAKRNGIQVSVHVMGDAAMDAILNWLRDEDDWLEGIPSLRIEHATFFRPDQLEKLAKLSIRPAVTTQVVFPFAEYPSYRAFLSEADRNACYPVRSIAKAVDAFALSSDAPATTWSDPDQVFVSVQAAVTRRDATNTVFGGHEAVDVATALSLYTGRAALVLPTEGTVGIIEPGARAHFVVLTANPFKVHTAKLGEIRVAALYRDGIERWKRED is encoded by the coding sequence ATGCGCACCCACTACACCAATGCCGTCGTTTTCTCGGGCAACGCCGACGCACCGTTGTTCACGGACTTTTACGTCGAGGACGGACGCTTCGTCGCGGCCGACGAACCGATGCGCAGTTGCGAGCCTCTCATCACCGTCGACCTGAAGGGGGCCTTTGTGATGCCCGCCTTCATCGACGCGCACACGCACGCGAGTCTGGTGGCCTCGAGCCTCTCGGGGGCCTTTCTGACGCCGCCCGCCGTCCGAACGATCGACGAGCTCGTCGAAGCGCTTCGTGCGACGAAGGCCGCGCAAACGGGCGAAGGGTGGATCGAAGGGGCGGGATACGACGAGAGCCTCCTTGAAGGGAACGTCACCCCGACGCGTTGGGACCTCGATCGGGTGTCGACCGAGCAGCCCGTTCTTATCCGCCGCTCCGACTGCCATTCGGCCGTCGCGAATTCGAAGGCCCTGGAGCTCGCGGGTTTGACCGACGCTTCGCCCGACCCCGAAGGGGGCGCCCTTGGGCGCGACGCGGACGGGCGCTTGGACGGACGCCTGATCGAAACCCCCGCCGTGCGCCTCGTCGAGCGCGCCGCGGGCGGCACCGTCACCGAAGAGGACCTCATCGCCCGGGCGCTCTCCGCGGGGAACCATTACCTTGAGCGCGGCATTCTCAACGTCACCGACATGATGACGGTGCGTCGCCCGTACGACCCCCTCAAAATCTGGCGCGAAGCCTGCCGTCGGGGGTTGCCGCTCGATGTCGACCTCTACCTCACGTGGCTGGGGGGCGAAGACCCCTACGGGATGCCCGACCTCGACGAATCGGAAACGACGGGTCCGGTGCGCTACGCGGGCGTGAAGCTGTTTGCGGACGGGTCGATCTCGGGTCGCACGGCGGCGATGCGCGAACCTTTCCGTCTGACGGACGAAGAAACGGCTGCGGGCGTTGCGCCCAAGAACGGAGAGTTGCTCCTTACCGAACCCGTCTTCCGTGCGGCTTTGGCGTACGCCAAGCGTAACGGCATTCAGGTGTCGGTCCACGTCATGGGCGATGCGGCCATGGACGCGATCCTCAACTGGCTTCGCGACGAAGACGACTGGCTCGAAGGGATTCCGAGCCTTCGCATCGAACACGCGACCTTCTTCCGACCCGATCAGCTCGAAAAGCTCGCGAAGCTCTCGATTCGCCCCGCCGTGACGACGCAGGTCGTCTTCCCCTTTGCCGAATACCCCTCGTATCGGGCGTTCCTCTCCGAAGCGGACCGCAACGCCTGCTACCCGGTACGTTCGATCGCGAAGGCGGTGGACGCGTTTGCGCTCTCGTCGGACGCGCCCGCCACGACCTGGTCGGACCCCGATCAGGTGTTCGTCTCCGTGCAGGCGGCCGTCACCCGTCGTGACGCGACGAACACGGTCTTCGGCGGGCACGAAGCGGTCGACGTCGCCACGGCGCTCTCGCTCTACACGGGCCGTGCGGCGCTCGTTCTCCCGACCGAAGGCACCGTGGGGATCATCGAGCCCGGAGCGCGCGCTCACTTCGTCGTCCTCACCGCCAACCCCTTCAAGGTACACACCGCGAAGCTCGGTGAAATCCGCGTGGCGGCCCTCTACCGCGACGGGATCGAGCGCTGGAAGCGCGAGGACTGA
- a CDS encoding fimbrial biogenesis chaperone has translation MRAVLWGALALLAASPAATVASALDFDANRIEFSRTRIVLNAGRGSAALTLVNRGRDTVLMNAAVLDARADGTADRDLCRFATVERPLKPLAAGETEIVRVALLDAPGEVESLCFLRARFIPKASPDSDTRVTSVLAALVKVFLRPESLRDVDPIERARSDLKLEKTAGGRMAIRNATPFWLTLDSLEVAGKPVLAPDARKPMLAPMTGHYEFDAPASSLVEARLLDDEGRPSNPLRWNTEQ, from the coding sequence ATGCGGGCCGTACTCTGGGGCGCGTTGGCGCTCCTTGCCGCGAGCCCCGCCGCCACCGTTGCCTCCGCGCTTGACTTCGACGCCAACCGCATCGAATTCTCGCGAACCCGCATCGTGCTCAATGCCGGGCGCGGGAGCGCCGCGCTCACGCTCGTCAATCGCGGACGCGACACGGTTCTGATGAATGCCGCAGTCCTCGATGCGCGCGCCGACGGTACGGCCGATCGGGATCTGTGCCGATTCGCGACGGTTGAGCGCCCCTTGAAGCCCCTCGCCGCGGGCGAGACCGAGATCGTTCGCGTCGCCCTGCTCGATGCGCCCGGTGAGGTCGAATCGCTCTGCTTTCTGCGTGCGCGCTTCATTCCGAAAGCGTCGCCCGATTCCGATACGCGCGTCACGTCGGTGCTTGCCGCCCTCGTGAAGGTTTTCCTTCGGCCCGAGTCGTTGCGCGACGTCGATCCGATCGAGCGCGCTCGAAGCGACTTGAAGCTTGAGAAGACTGCGGGCGGGCGCATGGCGATTCGCAACGCCACGCCGTTTTGGCTCACCCTGGATTCGCTCGAGGTCGCAGGTAAGCCCGTGCTCGCTCCCGACGCTCGCAAACCCATGCTTGCCCCGATGACGGGGCACTACGAATTCGATGCTCCGGCGTCGTCCCTCGTCGAAGCGCGGTTGCTCGACGACGAAGGCCGCCCGAGCAATCCCCTGCGATGGAACACCGAACAATGA
- a CDS encoding fimbria/pilus outer membrane usher protein codes for MTPLRQRTLAIALAAVFSAPLHADDDVTVDAAPLTAEAAAELDAAFDAATLKSLFGRDVSISDLQSHESESIVGSRAYDILVNGRFVQRQVVTVESTGTRYRVRFPARLLADLPFDETNPDLPEAFRALKPSTLVTTDQVSTLIPGTRVRVSTVEQSIDFLVPESWFSARRPTLAPVTSWDWGEPALLANYRLSADRRFTSGGDDADHFYGSFNTRANFDRWRLIADGSFSYDRTGQASNNDTSLQNLYLTRIFPETRSRLKAGNFTTSPFFSQGVTIRGAELYVDTSLTADDELDFVPVVTGYAQTQARVTVRRAGYVIYERIVSPGAFTLQNLPASIGSGDLEVTITEADGRERVFVVPFTTNAKQLRTGKTRWSVAAGVLDRSGLGSDPAVLALDAGYGLPFNTTIFGANQTTPDYFNGLVGAAWMIPIVGSVDAQWRYARSDVDDNHRNGRGWALGWNRYVEATGSYLSLQYEHYEAGDYRTIDEAYRPSDRYGLRGALKSRWSLNLSQTMNKYGSLYASMRREEREDNRGNSSYSVSWNTTVRGIGVNLSVQQTHYSGFEGGRDRTAALQFTIPLDVLTGSAAHFGHTIGTGFVYTDDGVDTSVSASGSALENGDFSYSLQAEHSQSGDANRFSASADYRANRVRAGLNVSASDGNYALGGSLSGGVALLSQGLYLTRELYGGHVVAHFPDVPEAVFKNGIDSTHAGETSIVTHLNEYRVNDLTVDVDALPLNVQLPVYLKRVVPADGAVVSIPFETLRGRRVLASLTDASGAPLPFGSTVMLEGRDAFALETVTDEEGRAYFGALPLEGALSARWKDDGNRPQRCRAPYRLDSLTPDNKVQRITLVCRPYDETK; via the coding sequence ATGACGCCACTCCGACAGCGAACACTCGCTATCGCTCTTGCGGCCGTATTTTCGGCGCCGCTTCATGCCGACGACGACGTTACGGTCGACGCGGCGCCGCTTACGGCCGAGGCTGCGGCCGAGCTCGACGCGGCCTTTGATGCCGCAACCCTCAAGTCGCTCTTCGGGCGCGACGTTTCGATTTCCGACCTGCAGTCGCACGAGTCCGAATCGATCGTCGGCAGCCGCGCCTACGACATTCTCGTGAACGGCCGCTTCGTGCAGCGCCAGGTCGTGACGGTCGAGTCGACGGGCACGCGCTATCGCGTGCGCTTTCCCGCCCGTCTTTTGGCGGACCTGCCTTTTGACGAAACGAACCCCGATCTGCCGGAAGCCTTCCGAGCGCTGAAGCCCTCGACCCTCGTTACGACCGACCAGGTCTCGACTCTCATTCCCGGGACCCGCGTTCGGGTGTCGACCGTGGAGCAATCGATCGACTTTCTCGTTCCGGAGAGTTGGTTCAGCGCCCGTCGTCCGACGCTTGCGCCCGTTACCTCTTGGGATTGGGGCGAGCCCGCGTTGCTTGCGAACTACCGACTCTCGGCCGACCGACGCTTTACGTCCGGGGGCGACGATGCGGACCATTTCTACGGGTCCTTCAACACTCGGGCGAACTTCGACCGCTGGCGTCTCATCGCCGACGGGAGTTTTTCCTACGACCGAACGGGCCAAGCCTCGAACAACGACACGTCTCTGCAGAACCTCTACCTCACTCGGATCTTCCCCGAGACGCGCTCGCGTCTCAAGGCCGGGAACTTCACGACGTCGCCCTTCTTTTCGCAGGGCGTGACGATACGCGGGGCGGAGCTCTATGTCGACACGAGTCTTACGGCCGACGACGAACTCGATTTCGTGCCGGTCGTGACGGGTTACGCCCAAACTCAGGCGCGCGTTACGGTGCGCCGTGCGGGGTATGTGATCTACGAACGCATCGTCTCCCCGGGCGCCTTTACGCTGCAGAATCTTCCCGCCTCGATCGGCTCGGGTGACCTTGAGGTCACGATCACGGAAGCGGACGGGCGCGAGCGCGTTTTCGTCGTCCCCTTCACGACGAACGCCAAACAGCTGCGCACCGGGAAGACGCGTTGGTCCGTTGCGGCGGGCGTTCTCGACCGTTCGGGCCTCGGATCCGATCCCGCCGTCCTCGCACTCGACGCGGGCTACGGGCTCCCCTTCAACACAACGATTTTCGGCGCGAACCAAACGACGCCCGACTACTTCAACGGCCTGGTCGGCGCCGCATGGATGATTCCGATCGTGGGGAGCGTCGACGCCCAGTGGCGCTACGCGCGCTCCGACGTCGACGACAACCATCGAAACGGCCGGGGTTGGGCGTTGGGTTGGAACCGCTACGTCGAAGCGACGGGCTCCTACCTCTCGCTTCAGTACGAACACTACGAAGCGGGCGACTACCGCACGATCGACGAAGCGTATCGTCCGAGCGACCGCTATGGACTTCGCGGCGCCCTCAAGTCGCGCTGGAGCCTCAATCTCTCGCAGACCATGAACAAATATGGGAGCCTCTACGCCTCGATGCGACGCGAAGAGCGCGAGGACAACCGGGGAAATTCCTCCTACTCGGTCTCGTGGAATACGACCGTGCGGGGAATCGGCGTCAATTTGTCGGTCCAACAAACCCATTACTCGGGGTTCGAAGGCGGGCGTGACCGCACGGCGGCCCTTCAGTTCACGATTCCGCTTGACGTCTTGACGGGGAGCGCCGCCCACTTCGGGCACACGATCGGTACGGGCTTCGTCTACACGGACGACGGCGTCGACACGTCGGTTTCGGCGTCGGGTTCGGCCCTTGAAAACGGAGACTTCTCGTATTCGCTTCAGGCCGAGCATTCCCAGTCGGGCGACGCCAATCGGTTCTCGGCCTCGGCCGACTACCGTGCCAACCGGGTGCGCGCGGGTCTCAACGTGAGCGCTTCGGACGGGAACTACGCGCTGGGTGGGTCGCTTTCGGGCGGCGTTGCGCTCCTCTCGCAGGGGCTCTACCTCACACGCGAACTCTACGGCGGTCACGTCGTCGCGCACTTCCCCGACGTGCCCGAGGCCGTGTTCAAGAACGGGATCGATTCGACCCATGCGGGCGAGACGAGCATCGTCACGCACCTCAACGAGTACCGAGTCAACGACCTGACGGTCGACGTCGATGCGTTGCCTCTCAACGTGCAATTGCCCGTCTACCTGAAACGCGTCGTCCCGGCGGACGGCGCCGTCGTGTCGATTCCCTTTGAAACGCTGCGCGGGCGCCGGGTGCTCGCGTCGCTCACCGATGCGAGCGGCGCGCCGCTACCCTTCGGGAGCACCGTGATGCTCGAAGGGCGCGACGCCTTTGCGCTCGAAACCGTCACGGACGAAGAAGGCCGTGCGTACTTCGGGGCGCTCCCCCTCGAAGGCGCGTTGTCGGCTCGCTGGAAGGACGACGGCAACCGTCCGCAACGGTGTCGCGCTCCCTATCGACTCGACTCGCTGACGCCCGACAACAAGGTTCAGCGCATCACGCTCGTATGCCGTCCCTATGATGAAACCAAGTGA
- a CDS encoding fimbrial biogenesis chaperone, whose amino-acid sequence MRISSFLAALAAAVVMPLSAAPNDLPQGFGVDVTRIVIENGRQSGSCVLTNGSDVPYAAKNTALDYFTRERRSDVIATPPVALMPTGKQVRVTVTVLDPEALPKDRESLFLLSSEATPGVGDQSSKNTLLIRYASRLKVFYRPEGVDANMQDAIWGLAWTRDGNTLTVENGSPLHVTLANVSIEGKRYAEHLIVKPFERTTLTVGEHPADATVRWDGVDDYGGVVTGRVVPAVP is encoded by the coding sequence ATGCGAATTTCCTCCTTCCTCGCCGCGCTGGCTGCCGCCGTCGTCATGCCGCTCAGCGCTGCTCCGAACGACCTTCCTCAAGGTTTCGGCGTCGACGTGACGCGCATCGTCATCGAGAACGGGCGCCAATCGGGGAGCTGCGTTCTGACGAACGGCTCCGACGTTCCCTACGCCGCCAAAAACACCGCACTCGACTACTTCACGCGCGAACGTCGCAGTGACGTGATCGCAACGCCGCCCGTCGCCCTGATGCCCACGGGCAAGCAGGTTCGCGTCACCGTGACCGTGCTCGACCCCGAGGCCCTCCCCAAGGATCGCGAGTCGCTCTTTTTGCTTTCGAGCGAAGCGACGCCGGGCGTGGGCGACCAAAGTTCCAAAAACACGCTTCTCATCCGCTACGCCTCGCGTCTCAAGGTTTTTTATCGTCCCGAAGGTGTTGACGCCAACATGCAGGACGCCATCTGGGGGCTCGCCTGGACGCGTGACGGCAACACCCTCACGGTTGAAAACGGGTCGCCCCTTCACGTGACGCTTGCGAACGTCTCGATCGAAGGGAAGCGCTACGCCGAGCACCTGATCGTGAAGCCCTTCGAGCGAACCACACTCACCGTGGGCGAACATCCCGCCGACGCAACGGTTCGCTGGGACGGCGTCGACGACTACGGCGGCGTCGTGACGGGCCGTGTCGTTCCGGCCGTGCCTTGA